The Tardiphaga alba genome includes a window with the following:
- the gatC gene encoding Asp-tRNA(Asn)/Glu-tRNA(Gln) amidotransferase subunit GatC: MSVDAATVRRIAHLARIAVKEEEVPHLQGELNAMLAFVEQLQEVNVDGVEPMTSVMPMEMKKRIDAVTDGEIVDLVTRNAPDADDNFFLVPKVVE, encoded by the coding sequence ATGTCGGTTGATGCTGCCACCGTTCGCCGTATCGCGCATCTCGCGCGCATCGCGGTCAAGGAGGAAGAGGTTCCCCATCTGCAGGGCGAGCTGAATGCCATGCTGGCTTTCGTCGAGCAGCTGCAGGAAGTGAATGTGGACGGCGTCGAGCCGATGACCTCGGTGATGCCGATGGAGATGAAGAAGCGCATCGACGCTGTCACCGATGGCGAGATCGTCGATCTCGTTACCAGGAATGCGCCGGACGCCGACGACAACTTCTTCCTGGTGCCGAAGGTCGTCGAGTAA
- a CDS encoding NAD(P)H-dependent flavin oxidoreductase, translating to MWPDRRLIDLLKLEAPIVQAPMAGAHDQALAIAVAKGGGLGSLPCAMISADKAREQVQVFRQQVSAPVNLNYFCHTPVEADAASEARWKKRLGAYYTEHGVDPAAPINAANRAPFDEAMCALVEELKPEVVSFHFGLPAPALLKRVKAAGAVVLASATIVREAVWLEQNGADVIIAQGADGGGHRGMFLTDDIATQPGTMSLLPQVVDAVKLPVIAAGGIADGRGIAAAFALGASGVQIGTAYLRTPESTLGAPNRAALKAASDETTVITNVMTGRPARGVINRVMREVGPVSPDAPAFPHAATALGPLKAAAEKGGKTDFTNLWAGQAVHLGGELPATELTRKLAKDGLARMAAF from the coding sequence ATGTGGCCGGACCGTCGTTTGATCGATTTGCTGAAGCTCGAAGCCCCCATCGTGCAGGCACCGATGGCTGGTGCCCATGACCAGGCGCTGGCGATCGCCGTGGCCAAAGGCGGTGGATTGGGGTCGCTCCCCTGCGCGATGATCTCGGCGGACAAAGCACGCGAGCAGGTGCAGGTATTCCGCCAGCAGGTCTCGGCGCCGGTCAATCTCAACTATTTCTGTCATACGCCGGTCGAGGCCGATGCCGCGAGCGAAGCACGCTGGAAGAAGAGGCTTGGCGCCTATTACACCGAACATGGCGTCGATCCCGCTGCGCCGATCAATGCCGCCAACCGCGCGCCGTTCGACGAGGCGATGTGTGCGCTGGTGGAAGAGCTGAAGCCCGAAGTGGTGAGCTTCCATTTCGGTCTGCCGGCGCCGGCGCTGCTGAAGCGCGTGAAGGCTGCTGGCGCTGTCGTGCTCGCCTCGGCCACCATTGTCCGCGAGGCTGTCTGGCTCGAACAGAACGGCGCCGATGTCATCATCGCGCAGGGTGCCGATGGCGGTGGGCATCGCGGCATGTTCCTGACCGATGACATCGCGACCCAGCCCGGCACCATGTCGCTGCTGCCTCAGGTGGTGGATGCGGTGAAGCTGCCGGTGATCGCTGCCGGCGGTATCGCCGATGGCCGCGGCATCGCGGCCGCTTTCGCGCTGGGCGCGTCCGGCGTGCAGATCGGCACCGCCTATCTGCGCACGCCGGAATCGACATTGGGCGCGCCGAATCGTGCGGCGCTGAAAGCGGCCTCCGACGAGACCACGGTGATCACAAATGTCATGACCGGGCGCCCGGCGCGCGGCGTCATCAATCGCGTCATGCGCGAAGTCGGCCCGGTTTCGCCGGATGCACCGGCTTTCCCGCATGCGGCCACGGCACTCGGTCCGTTGAAGGCGGCGGCAGAAAAGGGCGGCAAGACCGATTTCACCAATCTCTGGGCCGGGCAGGCGGTGCATCTCGGCGGCGAATTGCCGGCGACTGAGCTAACGCGGAAGCTGGCGAAGGATGGGTTGGCAAGGATGGCGGCGTTCTGA
- the ruvX gene encoding Holliday junction resolvase RuvX, translating into MPALILPLVDAAAHLPARGALIGLDLGTKTIGVAVSDPDRRLATGVETIERKAFKADAARLLSLAAERNICGIVLGLPINMDGSEGPRAQSTRAFARNLAQLTEMPIGFWDERLSTAAVERELIANDVSRAKRAKVIDQHAAIFILQGALDRLVALSRAPDIR; encoded by the coding sequence ATGCCCGCTCTCATCCTCCCCCTCGTCGACGCCGCCGCGCATCTGCCGGCCCGCGGCGCGCTGATCGGCCTCGATCTCGGCACCAAGACGATTGGTGTGGCCGTGTCCGATCCCGATCGCCGCCTTGCCACCGGCGTCGAGACAATCGAGCGCAAAGCATTCAAGGCCGATGCAGCACGACTGCTGTCGCTGGCGGCCGAGCGAAATATCTGCGGCATAGTACTGGGCCTGCCCATCAATATGGACGGCAGCGAGGGCCCGCGGGCACAATCGACGCGGGCATTTGCGCGCAATCTGGCGCAGCTCACCGAGATGCCGATCGGGTTCTGGGACGAACGGCTCTCCACAGCCGCCGTGGAGCGCGAGCTGATCGCCAATGATGTCAGCCGCGCCAAGCGGGCCAAGGTGATCGACCAGCACGCTGCCATCTTCATTCTGCAGGGGGCACTCGATCGCCTCGTTGCCCTCTCCCGCGCACCGGATATTCGCTGA
- a CDS encoding AEC family transporter, producing MLTVFAALVPVFLLIVLGFGLRRSIMKQDAMWIGVENLVYYILFPALLIDSLARANLKSVPIAGVGGSLLLSVIAMSLLCLALRPLLAKTIGLSGPTFSSLFQGATRWQTFVALSVAGNLWDQLGITLASVAMVAMIPLLNILSVWVLANYASPQRLSWPVLLKTIAKNPLIWACVIGIAINRTGLPMPRPAHEFLDALGRCSLAMGLLVVGAGLQLEGLHKPGAAAMLTVVLKLAVMPMIAIGLGITFGLTGTSLAVVACCAAVPSASNGYVLARQMGGDAPMLAQVLTIQTALAVATMPIFIAFAENFTGK from the coding sequence ATGCTGACCGTGTTCGCGGCTCTGGTGCCGGTCTTCCTGCTGATCGTGCTCGGTTTCGGCCTGCGCCGCTCCATCATGAAGCAGGACGCCATGTGGATCGGGGTCGAAAACCTCGTCTATTACATCCTGTTCCCAGCCTTACTGATCGACAGCCTCGCGCGCGCCAATCTGAAATCGGTGCCAATCGCCGGTGTCGGAGGTTCGCTCCTGCTGTCGGTGATCGCGATGTCGCTGCTGTGCCTGGCGTTGCGGCCCTTACTCGCGAAAACCATTGGCCTCAGCGGCCCCACTTTCAGCTCACTGTTCCAGGGCGCCACACGCTGGCAGACATTCGTCGCGCTTTCGGTGGCCGGCAATCTGTGGGACCAGCTCGGCATCACATTGGCTTCGGTGGCCATGGTGGCGATGATCCCGCTGCTCAATATCCTCTCGGTCTGGGTACTGGCGAATTACGCCTCGCCTCAAAGGCTCTCATGGCCGGTATTGCTCAAGACGATTGCGAAAAATCCGCTGATCTGGGCCTGCGTCATCGGCATCGCTATCAATCGGACGGGCCTGCCGATGCCGCGCCCGGCGCATGAATTCCTCGATGCGCTCGGCCGCTGCTCACTCGCCATGGGCCTGCTTGTGGTCGGCGCCGGCCTGCAACTCGAAGGGCTGCACAAGCCCGGCGCAGCAGCGATGCTGACGGTCGTGCTCAAGCTCGCGGTGATGCCGATGATCGCCATCGGCCTCGGCATCACTTTCGGCCTGACCGGCACCAGCCTCGCCGTCGTAGCCTGCTGCGCAGCGGTGCCGTCGGCCTCGAATGGCTATGTGCTGGCGCGGCAGATGGGCGGCGATGCGCCGATGCTGGCGCAGGTGCTGACGATCCAGACCGCCCTCGCCGTCGCGACGATGCCGATCTTCATTGCCTTTGCCGAGAATTTTACGGGGAAATAA
- a CDS encoding CPBP family intramembrane glutamic endopeptidase yields the protein MSIIDTTPAPTPTELPPATKPPRVWKFWGTALWGVLAFAAMSLGQLTVVAFEVIRSGEDIDLGLIVKAVSSGTTVALSVIMGLPAVCLALWLAIRVARNSFTDYLGLRGTSWKNVLLGTVALVLLIGAWEVMAKVLGRQSTPSFMLEVVKSAQVDGTLWILVIALTAGAAITEELLARGFLYRGWSESFLRPIGAMVLSSLVWTAMHAQYYDPFLFTQVFTMGLLFGYLRYRSGSTWLTIYLHALNNLAATVQTLLILKGVISP from the coding sequence GTGAGCATCATCGACACGACGCCAGCACCAACACCAACTGAACTGCCGCCGGCGACCAAGCCGCCGCGGGTCTGGAAATTCTGGGGGACGGCGCTGTGGGGCGTCCTCGCCTTTGCGGCCATGTCGCTCGGTCAGCTGACGGTCGTCGCGTTCGAAGTGATCCGCAGCGGCGAGGACATTGATCTCGGCCTGATCGTCAAGGCGGTCAGCAGCGGGACGACGGTGGCGCTCTCGGTTATCATGGGGCTGCCGGCGGTGTGTCTTGCGCTATGGCTCGCAATCCGCGTCGCGCGAAATTCCTTCACTGATTATCTCGGACTGCGCGGCACCTCGTGGAAGAATGTGCTGCTCGGTACCGTCGCGCTCGTGCTCCTGATCGGAGCATGGGAGGTGATGGCAAAGGTGCTGGGGCGGCAATCAACGCCCAGCTTCATGCTCGAAGTGGTGAAGTCGGCGCAGGTTGATGGAACGCTCTGGATCCTGGTGATTGCGCTGACTGCGGGTGCGGCGATCACCGAAGAGTTGCTGGCGCGTGGGTTTCTCTATCGCGGCTGGTCGGAGTCGTTTCTCAGGCCGATCGGCGCCATGGTGCTGTCATCGCTGGTCTGGACCGCGATGCATGCGCAATATTACGACCCGTTCCTGTTCACGCAGGTTTTCACCATGGGCCTGTTGTTCGGCTATCTGCGCTATCGCAGCGGTTCGACCTGGCTGACTATCTATCTTCACGCGCTCAACAATCTGGCAGCGACCGTGCAGACGCTGTTGATCCTGAAGGGCGTTATTTCCCCGTAA
- a CDS encoding acyl-CoA dehydrogenase family protein: MTSPTSAKHAVLNQSPPFEDVNLFELDRPLVDALAFNDASGAFVMHSDFGRQWGSADMADRARLANENTPKLRTFDARGNRRDAVEFHPAYHELMAASVTAGIHNSTWTKDGKPKGRASEVIRAAKFYMAAQVETGHLCPITMTRAAVGALASQPDVLAQAMPIIGSNTYDPSFKPWFEKSGMTMGMGMTERQGGTDVRANMTIAKRDGDAFQITGHKWFMSAPMCDAFLVLAQESSGPSCFFMPRFRPDGSLNALNFQRLKDKLGNRSNASSEVEFNEAYALRVGEEGKGIRTIIQMVQLTRQDCAIASAGLMRSGLAHALHHTRHRSVFQKHLADQPMMQSVLADMALHVEATTALVMRLCRAFDLAPEDPMEAAYMRFLTPVVKYWVCKSAPGFLYEAMECLGGNGYVEEGILARHYREAPVNAIWEGSGNVMCLDVLRALAREGDAATGVLQDLMQDTQGLPGASDVASFIIRTLLRPDSERAARQAVESLAVLAATAALNMIHPPHAELFARTRLDGPRSMLYGAAEFTEAQARGLLERALPL, encoded by the coding sequence ATGACCTCTCCCACGTCCGCCAAACATGCGGTGCTCAACCAGTCGCCGCCCTTCGAGGACGTCAATCTTTTCGAGCTGGACCGCCCACTGGTGGATGCGCTGGCCTTCAATGATGCATCCGGCGCTTTCGTCATGCATTCCGATTTCGGCAGGCAGTGGGGCTCCGCCGACATGGCCGATCGTGCCCGGCTTGCCAATGAGAACACACCGAAACTGCGGACCTTCGATGCGCGCGGCAATCGCCGCGACGCCGTTGAGTTTCACCCGGCCTATCATGAATTGATGGCAGCGAGCGTCACCGCCGGCATCCATAACTCCACATGGACGAAGGACGGCAAGCCGAAGGGGCGCGCCTCCGAGGTCATTCGTGCCGCCAAATTCTATATGGCCGCGCAGGTCGAGACCGGCCATCTGTGCCCGATCACAATGACGCGTGCCGCGGTGGGCGCGCTGGCGTCGCAGCCGGATGTGCTGGCGCAGGCAATGCCGATCATCGGCAGCAACACCTACGATCCAAGCTTCAAGCCGTGGTTCGAGAAATCAGGCATGACCATGGGCATGGGCATGACCGAGCGTCAGGGCGGCACCGACGTCCGCGCCAATATGACCATCGCCAAGCGCGACGGCGACGCCTTCCAGATCACCGGCCACAAATGGTTCATGTCGGCGCCGATGTGCGACGCGTTTCTGGTGCTCGCGCAGGAGAGCAGTGGCCCCAGCTGTTTCTTCATGCCGCGCTTTCGGCCCGATGGTTCGCTCAATGCGCTGAACTTCCAGCGCCTCAAGGACAAGCTCGGCAATCGCTCAAACGCGTCGTCGGAGGTCGAGTTCAACGAGGCCTATGCGCTGCGCGTCGGCGAAGAGGGCAAGGGCATCCGCACCATTATCCAGATGGTGCAATTGACGCGGCAGGATTGCGCCATCGCCTCCGCCGGCCTGATGCGCTCGGGTCTCGCCCATGCGCTGCATCACACCCGCCATCGCAGCGTGTTCCAAAAGCATCTCGCCGATCAACCGATGATGCAGAGCGTGCTCGCCGACATGGCGCTGCATGTGGAAGCAACGACGGCGCTGGTGATGCGGCTGTGCCGCGCCTTCGATCTGGCGCCGGAAGATCCGATGGAAGCCGCTTACATGCGCTTCCTCACGCCGGTCGTAAAATACTGGGTCTGCAAATCCGCGCCCGGCTTCCTCTATGAGGCCATGGAGTGTCTCGGCGGCAATGGTTACGTCGAGGAGGGCATCCTTGCACGGCACTATCGCGAGGCGCCGGTCAACGCGATCTGGGAAGGTTCGGGCAATGTCATGTGCCTTGACGTGCTGCGTGCGTTGGCGCGCGAAGGCGACGCTGCGACAGGCGTGCTGCAGGACCTGATGCAGGACACGCAAGGTCTGCCCGGTGCGTCCGACGTCGCGTCCTTCATCATCCGCACATTGTTGCGCCCCGATAGCGAGCGCGCGGCGCGTCAGGCCGTGGAATCACTGGCCGTGCTGGCGGCGACCGCTGCACTCAACATGATCCATCCACCGCATGCCGAATTGTTCGCGCGTACGCGGCTCGATGGCCCGCGCAGCATGCTGTATGGCGCGGCCGAATTCACTGAAGCGCAGGCGCGCGGTCTGCTTGAGCGGGCGCTGCCGCTGTGA
- a CDS encoding M15 family metallopeptidase: protein MAHAIAFVLAIAAPTSAQALPDDFIFLRDLDPSIQQDIRYAGVNNFVGRKLAGYDAAECVVKRSVGQALMKVQQELKAQNLSLKMLDCYRPVRASRDMVAWAQDGNETPAQKRYNPSFNKADLFRLGYIAERSGHSTGAAVDLTLVDLRASASPSFDPNRAYGNCISPEAQRAPEASVDMGTGYDCSDAKAWTASRAINAAQRRWRDILVTSMRKQGFVNYSKEWWHFSMPGVGTKAYDFPIKR from the coding sequence GTGGCTCACGCTATAGCATTCGTCCTCGCTATTGCTGCGCCCACATCGGCGCAAGCTCTGCCCGATGATTTTATCTTTCTGCGCGATCTCGATCCGAGCATCCAGCAGGACATCCGCTATGCCGGCGTCAACAATTTCGTGGGCCGCAAGCTCGCCGGCTATGATGCTGCCGAATGCGTGGTGAAGCGTTCCGTCGGGCAGGCGCTGATGAAAGTGCAGCAGGAGCTGAAGGCGCAGAACCTGTCGCTCAAAATGCTCGATTGCTATCGCCCCGTGCGCGCCTCGCGCGACATGGTGGCCTGGGCGCAGGACGGCAATGAGACGCCCGCGCAGAAGCGTTACAATCCATCCTTCAACAAAGCCGACCTCTTCCGCCTCGGGTATATCGCCGAACGCTCCGGCCATTCCACAGGCGCTGCGGTCGATCTCACGCTCGTCGATCTGCGCGCATCTGCATCGCCGTCTTTCGATCCCAATCGCGCCTATGGCAATTGCATCTCCCCCGAAGCGCAACGCGCGCCGGAAGCGAGCGTCGATATGGGCACCGGCTACGATTGCTCCGACGCCAAGGCATGGACGGCGTCGCGCGCCATCAACGCCGCGCAGCGCCGCTGGCGCGACATTCTCGTGACAAGCATGCGCAAGCAGGGATTCGTGAACTATTCGAAAGAGTGGTGGCATTTCTCGATGCCGGGTGTCGGCACCAAGGCCTATGATTTTCCGATCAAACGTTGA
- a CDS encoding NADase-type glycan-binding domain-containing protein produces the protein MSRWSLLLGLLLFSSAAHAKRVALVIGNDVYTNMPAAQQLQKAVNDARTIGRALTSLGFDVTIGTNLGRQAMVDRLSDFTAKLAPGDTAALFFAGHGVAIGGVNYLVPSDVPPVNEGAEARVRGASLAEPDIIAEIQAKSVSVALLVIDACRDNPFPRNAGRSIGSSRGLADAKPARGIFTIYSAGIGQTALDRLTDRDPEPNSVFTRIFAEELVKPGLHLGDLAVETRERVAALALRATDRAGNPAPHEQTPAYYDQTLGGRIYLAGASIDAPKAAVAPPPPRIDVAAIPPKQVEAERAAIAPRPGTPNEVCARNGAETYCVSSVLPGQFNNSHGPANLFSGPQGVAWVEGRQGQGVGEWVTVEFDSPRRVRSFVFRNGYQKDDDIYRKNGRVKRLVLQTSHGARIPLELDDRSGVQTWTLTTPVEAQWLKFVIDDVYPGSRYSDTALSKLTVNSERIR, from the coding sequence ATGTCTCGATGGTCCTTGTTGCTCGGCCTGCTGCTGTTTTCTTCCGCCGCCCACGCCAAGCGCGTGGCGCTGGTGATCGGCAATGACGTCTATACCAACATGCCTGCCGCCCAGCAGTTGCAGAAGGCCGTCAATGACGCCCGTACCATCGGACGCGCGCTGACCTCGCTCGGTTTCGACGTCACCATCGGCACCAATCTCGGCCGGCAGGCCATGGTGGACCGTTTGTCCGATTTCACCGCCAAACTCGCCCCCGGCGACACCGCCGCGCTGTTCTTCGCCGGCCATGGCGTCGCCATCGGCGGCGTCAACTATCTCGTCCCGAGCGACGTGCCGCCGGTGAATGAGGGGGCCGAAGCGCGCGTCCGCGGCGCCTCGCTGGCGGAGCCGGATATCATCGCTGAAATCCAGGCGAAGTCGGTGAGCGTCGCGCTGCTGGTGATCGATGCCTGTCGTGACAATCCATTCCCGCGCAATGCCGGCCGTTCCATCGGAAGTTCGCGCGGCTTGGCGGATGCCAAGCCCGCACGCGGCATCTTCACCATCTATTCCGCCGGCATCGGCCAGACCGCGCTGGATCGGCTGACCGACCGGGATCCCGAGCCGAATTCGGTGTTTACCCGCATCTTTGCGGAGGAACTGGTAAAGCCCGGTTTGCATCTCGGCGATCTCGCGGTGGAAACGCGTGAGCGGGTGGCTGCCTTGGCGCTGCGTGCGACGGACCGGGCCGGCAATCCCGCACCGCATGAACAGACGCCGGCCTATTACGACCAGACGCTCGGCGGCCGCATCTATCTCGCCGGCGCCTCCATCGACGCGCCGAAGGCCGCCGTGGCTCCTCCGCCGCCGCGTATCGACGTCGCCGCCATCCCGCCAAAACAGGTCGAAGCCGAACGCGCTGCTATCGCGCCACGGCCGGGAACGCCGAACGAAGTCTGCGCGCGCAATGGCGCCGAGACCTATTGCGTCTCGTCGGTGCTGCCCGGTCAGTTCAATAATTCCCATGGCCCGGCCAATCTTTTCAGCGGCCCGCAAGGTGTCGCCTGGGTCGAGGGACGGCAAGGGCAGGGCGTCGGCGAATGGGTGACCGTGGAATTCGACAGCCCGCGCCGCGTGCGCTCTTTCGTGTTCCGCAATGGCTATCAGAAGGATGACGACATCTATCGCAAGAACGGCCGCGTGAAGCGTCTGGTACTGCAGACCTCCCATGGCGCGCGCATCCCGCTTGAACTGGACGACCGCTCCGGTGTGCAGACCTGGACGCTGACCACGCCGGTGGAGGCGCAGTGGCTGAAATTCGTGATCGACGACGTCTATCCCGGCAGCCGCTATAGCGACACGGCGTTGAGCAAGCTGACGGTGAATTCGGAGCGTATCCGATGA